A genomic window from Triticum urartu cultivar G1812 chromosome 7, Tu2.1, whole genome shotgun sequence includes:
- the LOC125521996 gene encoding uncharacterized protein LOC125521996 — protein MERQTSFRLGMLEKLKSFRGMDNFRRSKDSPGKRGDTPLHLAARASNVSNIQRILAESGQEMAELEEGELEELEKGVEPAWERLVHPLERIIDRLNLKEFILCIRRRTSSRSATSFFGGPETHPWTKLSRCYRSTRISIKMKSS, from the exons ATGGAGAGGCAGACCAGCTTTCGCCTGGGCATGCTGGAGAAGCTCAAGAGCTTCCGGGGGATGGATAACTTCAGGCGGAGCAAGGACAGCCCTGGCAAGCGCGGTGACACGCCGCTCCACCTCGCGGCGAGGGCCAGCAACGTCTCCAACATCCAGAGGATCCTTGCCGAATCCGGCCAGGAAATGGCCGAGCTGGAG gagggcgagctggaGGAGCTTGAGAAGGGCGTGGAGCCTGCGTGGGAGCGCTTGGTCCACCCGCTCGAGCGCATCATCGACAGACTGAAT TTGAAGGAGTTCATTCTGTGCATCCGGAGGCGTACGAGTTCAAGATCGGCGACCAGTTTTTTCGGAGGCCCGGAGACCCACCCCTGGACCAAGTTATCGAGATGCTATAGAAGCACAAGGATAAGTATCAAGATGAAATCTAGCTAG